In Sulfurihydrogenibium sp., the DNA window AACACTCTCCTTGTTTTTATTGAATTTCTCACAAAGGTATTTTTAAAATTAAAAATATTACCTTCTACTTTCAAGCTAAAAAATATTTTAAAATATACGATAATAAATTTAACAAACCATTAACATGTATAAGGTGATGTCATGAGAATTACAGATTTGATTAAATATGACAATTACATAAAGAATGACCAAATTAGACAAAATGAAATAGAAAAATACAGCAAGCAGATAGCAACAGGTAAAAAACTACTTTCTCCATCTGACGATACTGTTGCAACTGTTGCAGCTCTAAGATTAAAAACAATCAATCAAAACATAGACACTTACTTAAGAAATATGGATTTCGTATTAAACGTTTTAGACCAAGCAGAAAGTACTTTAAGCAATATATCAAAAGCAGGGCAAGAGTTAAGAGTTGAGATTATTAGATTATTAAATACAGGTGTTTTAGATAAAGAGGATGCAAAAGTATTAAGAGATTATTTTGTCAACATGAAGGATTATATTATAAAGCAAGCTAACTACTCTATTGGTGATACGAGAATTTTTGGTGGAGTGAAAAGTCAGACAGACCCATTTGATTCTGATGGATATTATCAAGGAGAAACTATAGAAGCAAAAGTTCCTGTCGCTCCTGGTGTAGAGATCAATACAAATTTTGACGGGTCAAAGTATCTTGGAGTTGATACGAATGATAAACAAATGATAATGGTTAAAGCTATTGATAAAATTGTTGATATAATAGATAGAGCGGTAGCAGGAACAGGAAGCTTAGGAGAACTAAATACAGCTACTATTTCTGTAAATGGACAAAATTTAAAAATCCTTGAAGCTTTTGATGTAGGATTAAACAATGTTTTACAATACACATCCATCATAGGAACGAAAGTTAAAGTTATCAATGACCTAAAATCTGGCTTTGAGAAAAATAAAGTCTTTAACAATAATTTAATATCTAATCTTCAAGATGTAGATGCTGCACAGGCTATAACAAATCTTCAAAAAGCTCAAACAGCATATCAAGCATTGATAGCGACATACAATCAAAACAGACAGTTATCCTTGCTTGATTTTTTTAAGAAATAAAGATTAAAAATTAACATCATTGTCGTGAAGTCAGCAAAAGTTTTTTCTTTTTTTTCTTATTTATTAACTGCATGACAATTTACCGATTACTCTACTTTCTGACTTTAAAAAGAAGGGTTCTGTCAGGTAAACCTCACAATAACAAAAATCCAGCACTTCTGTTATAATACTTAAAATTCCATATAAAGAGGTTAGAAATGTTTAATAAAGATGACCTGATGAGAAATCCATTTATGACCAATACAAAATTTGAACAACAGTTTGGTTTTTTAAAAGAAGAGGGTGAATTTGACAGAATATTAAAAATTCTCACAGTTCCAGCAAAAAGTGGCATATATCTTTCAAGATTTGATATAAGAAGTATTGCATTAGCTCTTGGCGTAGATGTTAATGTAAGAGAAAGAAAAGAGATGCTGAAAGATTTATTTTTTTATGCAAAACAATTAAACAAAATGAAAGAGTATTTAGACTTGCTAATTCAATTTACGCAGCACAAAATAGACCAGTACAAACAACTCCAAGAAGAGTATCCAAAATCGGCATGGATTATTCAAAATTGGATAGATAAAGCTCAAAAACTAATCACATTTATAGAAAATCTTAAAAAAGAAGTGGATATATATAAGGTTTAATTATGTTTGGGATAGATAAACTATTAAATAAAATTTTTAACAAACAAAAAGAAGAAAAGTTAGAAGACTTAGAAATAAAAGAAAATTACATTCACGGGCTGATATTTTACAACTCTTACTTTGATTATGTAGCAAAAGCCCTTCCGAAAGGTTCATTTTGTTTTCTTGTAGGTGGATGGGTTAGAGACAGGATCATAAACAGACCAATCGGTGAGAATATAGATATAGATTTTATTGTTACAGCAGACCCACTCCAAGTTGCAAACAATTTAAAAAAATTTATCAAAGGCGATATCTTCCAATTTGAAAAAGAGAAAAAAGTAGCAACATTTTTGTTTAAAGAAAATAATTATAACTACAGATTTGATTTTTCCTATCTTGATATTTCTGATATACTTTCAAATCCGGATATAGACTTCTATCAAAAAGAAGAGCTAATTTTAGAAAGACTTATAAAAGATTTATTAGATAGAGATTTTACAATAAACGCAATAGCAGTAAACTTTGATGACACATCAAGCCTAAGTGCTTCAACAACCGTTTTAATAGACCCGTCAAACGGATTTAAAGACCTTCAAGATGGCATCATCAGACCAATATCTATTGAAAACATCATAAAAGACCCGGTAAGAATTTTAAGAGGCTATAGGCTTGCTTTAGAGCTTGATTTTACAATAGATAAAGAATTTGAGAAGTTTGTAAAAAATAATCCAAATCTAATAGAAAAATCTCCAAAAGAAAGGATCAGAGATGAGCTTTTAAAGATAATTTCTAATGAGAATTCAAAAGACACATTAAACAAGCTTCTTGAAAACAAAATTCTGAAAAAAGCTATTTCAGAAAATCTTAAAGATTTAAAACTCTATGAAAGCTTGGAAGAAAACTTAAAAAAAAACTTAAATTTGTAGACATTAAAAAACTAAAAGAAATAAAACTTTATCAAAATTTCAGTAGCATCACTTTTTTAAAACTTGCTGCGATTTTGTACACACTTAAAGATTATAAGAAGATTTTAGAAGAAAAGTTATTACTTCCTGTAAAAATTTCAAAGTTTATAGAAAATATAATCCAAGCAACAGAGTATTTAATATCAATCTCAAAAAATAATCCATCTGATTTTGAGCTTAATTGGTTTTGGTATAAGTTTAAAAATGTAAGTGATTACTGCTTTTTACTTTCTTACAGCATTGATAAAAACTTAGAAGATTTCATTTTAAGATTGATAAATCACTATGAAAATAACTATAAAAATAACATTGTTGAAGAGCCGTTGTTAAGCGGTGAGGAAATAATGAAATTACTAAATCTCAAGCCTTCAAAGGAAGTTGGAATTATAAAAGACAGTTTGATTAAAGCTCAAATTGGTGGAAAAGTAAAGACTAAAGCAGAAGCTACTAAATTTGTCGAGGAGTTTAAGGGTAAATGAAAGTCTTCAGAATAACGAACAAGAGCAAACTATTACCTCTCTTTACTTTCATCTTTCTTTTTAAAACTCAAATACAGATTATATCCGGAAACGTAAACAATAACAACGCCGGCTATTACAGGAAATAGAGAAACTAAAATTTTTGCAATAGCCAGCCCTGGGTCTGAAAAATTAACGTTAAAAATGTATGGTAAATTGTTAAAAATTGCATAAAGTCCTATTATTATGCCAAGCATATATAAAACTCTTATCATTCTTTACTTTCTTCAAAAAGTGTAAGTTTTAACACATTCACAACTCTGTCAGTTTCGAATCTAAATAAATTTTTACCCAAGGATGTTCTCTTTTCAACAGGCACAATTTCTTTATAGATTTTTAACTTTAAGAGTTTGCCATGTTTTGTATTAATCAACACTTCATCAGATTCATCAACGGGTAGTATTGAGACTACATAATCGTCTTTGCTTAATTTTACTGCCATAATACCTTTTTGTGCTCTTTTCTTGATTGGAAACTCTTTTTTTTCTACAAGCTTCATATAACCAAAAGAAGTAGATACTAATAGGTATTCATGACCATTTAAGAAAAATGCTCCAGCTACTTCATCATTTTCATCTAAATCGATAGCTTCTACACCTTTTGCCTTGTCTCCTGTAATTCTTACTTCATTCCTTTCAAATAAGAGTAAGTCCGCATTTTTTGTGAAAATTCCAATGTAGGAAGGATGCCTATCTGCAACTGCCACTACAAGCTCATCACCTTCGTTTAATGGCATTAACGTGTGTCCTTGTGACTTATAGAATATATCTTCATCAGACATTCTTTTGATAATACCTTTCTTTGTTATTAAAAATACTCTGTTTTCTTCACCCTCTCCTTGATAAGCTGTTCCAACTATTTCACCTTCAATATTTAGCTTATCTTCGCCTTTTGGAAGGTCTATGACTAAACTCCAATAAGCTTTTCCATCTTTTGTAAAGAAAGCAATCGGTTTAGACCCTTCTACTTCTTGAATAGAGACTATCTTTTCTCCTTCCGTTAGAGATACTGACAGACTATTGATAATTCTTTGTAAAATGTCAGCTTTTGAAGTTTCATCTTCTACTTTATAATTAACAATTCTTCCTGTATTTAAAATAGCAAACATGAAATGTTCTTTAAATGTAAGTTCTTTTTCTGTTGCAATGGTTGTTTTTCTTTGGTCCCCATATTTTCTAACTAACTCATCGGTCTCTTCAATGAATACTTTGATTTTCTCATCATCACTTGAAAGAATTTGTTTATATCTTTCTATTTTTTGTTTTAACTCTGCGCTTTCATCTTTTAATTTTTGTGTTTCTAAGGATGTAAATCTTGATAATCTCATGTCAAGAATAGCGTTTGCCTGTGTTTCAGATAGGTTAAACTGTGATGTAAGCAGCTGTCTTGCTTGTTCGGTATCCTTGGATGAACGAACTATTTCAATAACTTTATCTGCATTTTCTAAGGCTGTAATCAGGCCTTCTACAATATGCAATCTGTTTTCTGCTTTTTCTAATTCATACAACGTCCTTCTTGTTATAATTTCTATTCTGTGTTTTATAAATTCTTGAAGCAATTCTTTTAAATTCAATACTCTTGGCTGTTTATCTACCAACACTGTTAAATTTACAGGAAAGTTCTTTTCAAGAGGCGTGCTTTTGTATAGTTTTTTCAAGACTTTTTCAGCGTCTGCATCTCTTTTTAACTCTATTACAATTCTTATTCCCGTTCTGTCTGACTCATCTTTTAGGTCTGATATTCCTTTTTCTTTTCCTGTTCTAACAAGCTCTGCTATTTTTTTGATAAGTTCAACTTTGTTAACTTGGTATGGAATTTCATAGATAACTATCCTCTGTCTGTTCCCCGGCAGCTTTTCTATTCTTGCTTTACCTTTTATTGTTATTGAACCTCTTGATGATTTGTATATATCAATTAGCTCTTCTTTGGTGTTTGTGATTACTCCACCTGTTGGAAAATCCGGTCCTTTTATAAAATTAAACAGCTCTTCTATGGTAGCATCCGGAAATTCTGCTAAGTATTTTAAAGCTTCTGCTACCTCTGTAAAGTTATGGGGTGGAATGCTCGTAGCAAGTCCTACCGCAATACCGGTTGTTCCATTGCATATTAAATTTGGAAACTTTGAAGGCAATACCGTAGGCTCTTCTAATGAAGCATCAAAGTTAGGCATCATATCAACGGTGTTTTTATATATATCTTCAAGCATTTCAACAGCCAATTTTGTTAACCTTGCTTCTGTATAACGCATAGCAGCTGGTGGGTCGCCGTCTATCGAACCAAAGTTCCCTTGACCTTCTATTAATGGATATCTCATTGTAAAATCTTGTGCCATTCTTACAAGTGCATCATAAACAGATGCATCACCATGTGGATGGAATTTACCAAGGGTTTCCCCTACAACTCTCGCAGATTTTTTATATGGTTTATTTGGAAGTAAACCAAGCTCATACATAGAGTATAAAATTCTTCTTTGAACTGGTTTTAAGCCATCTCTAACATCCGGAATGGCTCTACCAGCAATAACTGACATTGCATAATCTATATAAGCATTCTTAACTTCCTCTTCTATTGGAACTTTTTTAATATCTTCCATTCCTCTAAAAACTCCTTTGTTTTAAAATCTTTAATAATTTATTTATTATAACATTTTCACAATACCTTGGGGGAAAATGTCCCAAAAGCTCACGCTGTCATTTTTGCAGCCAACATATTACTTAATCAATCTCTTTAATTTTGGGTCTAAAGCATCTCTTAAAGCATCACCTAAAAGATTAAAAGCAAGTACTGTTAGAAATATAGCAACCCCAGGGGCAAGTATCCATGGATACTGAGATATAGCTGTTATGCTTCTTGCTGATGCAAGCATATTTCCCCAGCTTGCGTAAGGCTCCTGAATTCCAAGACCAAGCAAGCTCAGCGCACTCTCTCCAAGGATATAACCTGGAATAGCTAAGGTTGCGGCAATCAAAAGATATGAGTAAGTATTTGGTAAAATATGTTTTATTATAATTCTAAAAGATGAACCACCATAGCTTTTTGCTGCTAAGACAAAATCCTGCTCTCTAATAGATAGAACCATTCCCCTAATAACCCTTGCAAGTCCAGCCCAGCCAATAAATGAAAGTATAACAACTATCAAAAGAAAAACTTCAACTGAAGACAATGTGATTGGAAATACAGCCCTTAATGTTAGCATAAGATAAAAGCCTGGAAATGACATTACAATTTCTGAGATTCTCATCAGAATATTATCAACTCTTCCGCCAAAATATCCAGCAATTCCGCCTACTATCGCACCTATTAAAAATGAAAGAAAAACTCCAATAAGTCCAATAGATAATGAAATCCTTGATGCATAAAGCATTCTTGAAAATATATCTCTGCCAAGATTATCAGCACCAAGTAAAAAAATCTTCCCTTCTTTTACTCCAAAAAGATGCATGTCTGTTTTAATAAACCCAAGAAGGTAATGAGTATGTCCATGGGTAAAAAAGTGTATAGGATACTTAACATCATAGTTAATTTTATAGCTTTTTGAAATTGGGTCTACCAATTCGTATTTATAAACAAAAGGTCTAAGATGAAAGTTTCCTTTTTCGTCAAAAAAATGTATCTGGGTAGGTGGGTGGTAAGGCGTATCTCTATGCTGAATGTCGTAAGGATAAGGAGCTATAAAGTCGGCAAAGATTGCTAAAAAGTAAAAAATTCCAATCAGATAAAGGGATAAATAAGCTAATTTATTTTTCTTTATATACTTTAGCAACTCCATTACTTTAAGATTCCTTCAACTTCTCTCATTCTAATCCTTGGGTCAAGCTTTGCAAGAAGAATGTCAGCTATCAAATTTCCAATAATAAGCATAATTGCACCGATGTATAAACCACCCATCACAAGGTATAAATCCTGTGATAATACAGCGTCAAGCATTAACATTCCCATTCCAGGCCAGTTTACGATTATTTCTATCAATGCAGCACCAGAAAGCAATGAAGCAATTTCAAATCCAAGTATAGTTATAAATGGATTTAAAGCATTTCTCAAAGCATGTTTTAAAATTATATCCTTTTCTTTTAGTCCCTTTGACCTTGCAAACATTACATACTCAGATTGAAGAGATTCTATCATAGCACTTCTTACTAGTCTAACAAGACCGGCTAAAGACGTTATAGCTAAAACAAAAGCCGGCAGGCTCACATGCCATAGCCTATCTAAGATTTTTTCAAACAAACTCATTTGGTCGTAATTTGGACTAACTGCTCCACCGGTTGGTAGGATTCCTGTTTTAACTGAGAAGAATAACAAAATAAAAGCCAAAAAGAAGCCGGGTAGAGACATAAACGTAAAAGAAAAAACTTGAACTGCTTTATCAATGATGCTATTTTGTTTTACCGCTGCCAAAACTCCAAGTGGAACTGCCAAAAGCCATGCTAAAACGCCGGAAGTGACGGATAGAAATAGGGTGTTTCCTATCCTATCTTTGATTAAGTCTAAAACCGGCATGTTGTAACTAAAAGAGTATCCAAGGTCAAATTTGATGGCATTTATAAGCCATTTAAAGTATTGAACTAAAATTGGCTGGTTTAATCCGTAAGTTTCTTCAAGCTGTTTTAAAGTTTTTTCTGAGATTTGAGGGTTCATTTTAAGCTGGTCTAAGTAATCACCCGGTGCCATTTGAATGATAAGAAAGGATAAAAAAGTGATTCCCAGCAAAATGGGAATCATTTGATAAAGTCTTTTAATGATGTACAAAAACATTACTTTCTCATTAATTTTTTGATGTTAGAAACCGCCTGTCTTATTCGTTTTTCATTTTCTACAACAGCAAATCTAACATAACCCTCCCCATGTTCACCAAAGCCAATACCCGGTGCAACGGCTACCTTTCCTTCTGTTAATAAAAACTTACTAAATTCAACAGACCCCATATGCTGGAATTTTTCTGGAATTTTAGCCCATAAAAACATGGTTGCTTTGGGCTTTTGTACATTCCAGCCGGCTATATTTAATCCATTAACAAGAATATCGAGTCTTTTACTGTAGGTATCCCTTGCTTTTTCCACAATTGAATAATCACTTTCCAAAGCGATAATGCTTGCAACCTGTATAGGTGTAAACATTCCATAATCTAAATAACTTTTAATTCTTTTAAGGTTGTGTACCAAGGTTTCATTTCCAAGAACAAATCCTACTCTCCAACCAGCCATTGAAAAACCTTTTGTCAAAGAGTAAGTTTCTACTGCAACATCTTTTGCACCCTCTACTTGAAGAATGCTTGGAGCTTTGTATCCATCGTAGCATAAGTCTCCATATGCAAGGTCATGGACAATCCATAATTTTTTCTTTTTGGCAAATTTAACAATTTCTTTAAAAAATTCTATATCAACTGTCATTGTCGTTGGATTGTTTGGAAAGTTTAAGATCAATACCTTTGCTTCAGGGTAAGAGTCTTCATATGTTTCATAAATATTTTTTAAAAACTGCTCTTGCTTTTGAGAGTCATCTCCTTCAAAAGGTAGTGGAACTGTTAAAACGCTTGCTCCTGCTATTACCGGTGCGTAGTAATGAATAGGATATCTTGGACTTGGTACCATTGCTATATCGCCTGGCTCAAGCATTGCAAGCATAAGATGCGCTAAACCTTCCTTTGAACCAATGGTCATGATAACTTCTTTTTCCGGGTCTAAATCAACGTCATATCTTTTTTTATAAAAGTCTGCTATAGCTTTTCTTAATCTTGGAATTCCTTGAGACATAGAATATCTATGGGTTGTTTTCTTTTTGGCTGATTCACAAAGTTTTTCTATTATATGTGGTGCTGGTGGTAGGTCAGGGTTTCCCATGCCAAGGTCTATTATATCTTCACCCTCTTTTCTTAGCCTCGCCTTTAAATCATTAACTACAGCAAAAACGTATTGTGGTAATCTCTTTATTCGCGGAAATTCTTCAATCATTCCATCACTCCTTTATTCTAAAACATTCAATGGGTCTACAGGTGTTACATTTTTTCTAACTTCAAAATAAATTCCACATTTGTCAGAATTCTTAAGCTTTCCAACTTTACCTATTACATCTCCTCTATTGACAATCTTTCCTTCTCTAACGGATATATCATCTAAATATCCATATACAGTTGTTAATCCGTTATTGTGTCTTATGACTACCAAGTTTCCAAATGCTTTTATTCCATCTCCGGCATAAATAACTTTTCCATCTGCAGCAGCTTTTACACTTTGACCGCAGTCTGTTTCTATGTCTATACCAAGATGTCTAACCTGTTCATCATTTTGGAATTTGGCTACAACATTACCTTTCACAGGCCATGATAATTTAACACCTTCTAACTTTATAGTCTCTTTTTCAGCTTCTTTTGGTTCAACAGGTTTTGGTAAAGGTGGTTGCTTGGTTTCTACTTTAACTTGAGTTTCTTCTGGCTTTTCTTTTTCTCTTGGTTTTTCAGGTTGTTCTGTTTTAATAGCAACTGTTGCCGGTATCTTTAGTTTTTGACCATGGTAAACTTTTTCTTTTTTAAGATTGTTTAATGAGATAATATCTTCTTTAGAAACACCAAATTTTTCTGCAATCTTTTCAAGCGTATCTCCTCTTTTTACTTTATAAACTATTACTTTTGTTTTTCTCTCTTCTTGGGTTGCTTGTTCAAACTCAACTTCTTCCTTAGCTACGCAGACTTCTTGGCCTGCCGGAATTGTTGATTTTGATAAATTATTCCA includes these proteins:
- a CDS encoding flagellar hook protein; translated protein: MRITDLIKYDNYIKNDQIRQNEIEKYSKQIATGKKLLSPSDDTVATVAALRLKTINQNIDTYLRNMDFVLNVLDQAESTLSNISKAGQELRVEIIRLLNTGVLDKEDAKVLRDYFVNMKDYIIKQANYSIGDTRIFGGVKSQTDPFDSDGYYQGETIEAKVPVAPGVEINTNFDGSKYLGVDTNDKQMIMVKAIDKIVDIIDRAVAGTGSLGELNTATISVNGQNLKILEAFDVGLNNVLQYTSIIGTKVKVINDLKSGFEKNKVFNNNLISNLQDVDAAQAITNLQKAQTAYQALIATYNQNRQLSLLDFFKK
- a CDS encoding CCA tRNA nucleotidyltransferase, producing MFGIDKLLNKIFNKQKEEKLEDLEIKENYIHGLIFYNSYFDYVAKALPKGSFCFLVGGWVRDRIINRPIGENIDIDFIVTADPLQVANNLKKFIKGDIFQFEKEKKVATFLFKENNYNYRFDFSYLDISDILSNPDIDFYQKEELILERLIKDLLDRDFTINAIAVNFDDTSSLSASTTVLIDPSNGFKDLQDGIIRPISIENIIKDPVRILRGYRLALELDFTIDKEFEKFVKNNPNLIEKSPKERIRDELLKIISNENSKDTLNKLLENKILKKAISENLKDLKLYESLEENLKKNLNL
- a CDS encoding DNA topoisomerase (ATP-hydrolyzing), with translation MEDIKKVPIEEEVKNAYIDYAMSVIAGRAIPDVRDGLKPVQRRILYSMYELGLLPNKPYKKSARVVGETLGKFHPHGDASVYDALVRMAQDFTMRYPLIEGQGNFGSIDGDPPAAMRYTEARLTKLAVEMLEDIYKNTVDMMPNFDASLEEPTVLPSKFPNLICNGTTGIAVGLATSIPPHNFTEVAEALKYLAEFPDATIEELFNFIKGPDFPTGGVITNTKEELIDIYKSSRGSITIKGKARIEKLPGNRQRIVIYEIPYQVNKVELIKKIAELVRTGKEKGISDLKDESDRTGIRIVIELKRDADAEKVLKKLYKSTPLEKNFPVNLTVLVDKQPRVLNLKELLQEFIKHRIEIITRRTLYELEKAENRLHIVEGLITALENADKVIEIVRSSKDTEQARQLLTSQFNLSETQANAILDMRLSRFTSLETQKLKDESAELKQKIERYKQILSSDDEKIKVFIEETDELVRKYGDQRKTTIATEKELTFKEHFMFAILNTGRIVNYKVEDETSKADILQRIINSLSVSLTEGEKIVSIQEVEGSKPIAFFTKDGKAYWSLVIDLPKGEDKLNIEGEIVGTAYQGEGEENRVFLITKKGIIKRMSDEDIFYKSQGHTLMPLNEGDELVVAVADRHPSYIGIFTKNADLLLFERNEVRITGDKAKGVEAIDLDENDEVAGAFFLNGHEYLLVSTSFGYMKLVEKKEFPIKKRAQKGIMAVKLSKDDYVVSILPVDESDEVLINTKHGKLLKLKIYKEIVPVEKRTSLGKNLFRFETDRVVNVLKLTLFEESKE
- a CDS encoding ABC transporter permease, translated to MELLKYIKKNKLAYLSLYLIGIFYFLAIFADFIAPYPYDIQHRDTPYHPPTQIHFFDEKGNFHLRPFVYKYELVDPISKSYKINYDVKYPIHFFTHGHTHYLLGFIKTDMHLFGVKEGKIFLLGADNLGRDIFSRMLYASRISLSIGLIGVFLSFLIGAIVGGIAGYFGGRVDNILMRISEIVMSFPGFYLMLTLRAVFPITLSSVEVFLLIVVILSFIGWAGLARVIRGMVLSIREQDFVLAAKSYGGSSFRIIIKHILPNTYSYLLIAATLAIPGYILGESALSLLGLGIQEPYASWGNMLASARSITAISQYPWILAPGVAIFLTVLAFNLLGDALRDALDPKLKRLIK
- a CDS encoding ABC transporter permease; its protein translation is MFLYIIKRLYQMIPILLGITFLSFLIIQMAPGDYLDQLKMNPQISEKTLKQLEETYGLNQPILVQYFKWLINAIKFDLGYSFSYNMPVLDLIKDRIGNTLFLSVTSGVLAWLLAVPLGVLAAVKQNSIIDKAVQVFSFTFMSLPGFFLAFILLFFSVKTGILPTGGAVSPNYDQMSLFEKILDRLWHVSLPAFVLAITSLAGLVRLVRSAMIESLQSEYVMFARSKGLKEKDIILKHALRNALNPFITILGFEIASLLSGAALIEIIVNWPGMGMLMLDAVLSQDLYLVMGGLYIGAIMLIIGNLIADILLAKLDPRIRMREVEGILK
- a CDS encoding aminotransferase class I/II-fold pyridoxal phosphate-dependent enzyme produces the protein MIEEFPRIKRLPQYVFAVVNDLKARLRKEGEDIIDLGMGNPDLPPAPHIIEKLCESAKKKTTHRYSMSQGIPRLRKAIADFYKKRYDVDLDPEKEVIMTIGSKEGLAHLMLAMLEPGDIAMVPSPRYPIHYYAPVIAGASVLTVPLPFEGDDSQKQEQFLKNIYETYEDSYPEAKVLILNFPNNPTTMTVDIEFFKEIVKFAKKKKLWIVHDLAYGDLCYDGYKAPSILQVEGAKDVAVETYSLTKGFSMAGWRVGFVLGNETLVHNLKRIKSYLDYGMFTPIQVASIIALESDYSIVEKARDTYSKRLDILVNGLNIAGWNVQKPKATMFLWAKIPEKFQHMGSVEFSKFLLTEGKVAVAPGIGFGEHGEGYVRFAVVENEKRIRQAVSNIKKLMRK
- a CDS encoding LysM peptidoglycan-binding domain-containing protein → MSLKLSIKIGLFSSIFPLIAFAETYIVQKGDTLEKIAGKFNVSVEEIKKANNIKDERKIRDGMKLEIPTKKTNSKIESKKTSKKESERNKELTYLVQKGDTLEEIAKKYGLTVKELMDYNGMKDEKIFAGDELKIPPKGAKIAQKQERKEQEKRDLSSCEVYVLKRGGTLEHVSKKLGISVKTLEKLNNISADKWLKAGEKICIGEKKEEKTAETTQKKASECTLVYRPKSTVSLNEISRKFNVSVEKLKKWNNLSKSTIPAGQEVCVAKEEVEFEQATQEERKTKVIVYKVKRGDTLEKIAEKFGVSKEDIISLNNLKKEKVYHGQKLKIPATVAIKTEQPEKPREKEKPEETQVKVETKQPPLPKPVEPKEAEKETIKLEGVKLSWPVKGNVVAKFQNDEQVRHLGIDIETDCGQSVKAAADGKVIYAGDGIKAFGNLVVIRHNNGLTTVYGYLDDISVREGKIVNRGDVIGKVGKLKNSDKCGIYFEVRKNVTPVDPLNVLE